One stretch of bacterium DNA includes these proteins:
- a CDS encoding YvcK family protein, with product MARRLQSTTRWLRWLTPGLQIKRWLLLLMLAELVLVLGVAYALKEIYQAATLPREFYYITLQFLPYWARAVIFGFAGVGLLVFSYLKLTQSVLGPFLPGNSTSSIVEVIHAFRLRGRGPRIVAIGGGTGLSSLLRGLKTYTSNLSAIVTVADDGGSSGKLRDEYRILPPGDFRQCLIALADAEPLMKQLFDHRFKEGSLEGHSFGNLFIMAMADVTGNFEHALRESGKVLAVKGTIVPSTLQDVTLVASINGGTVEGESKIPKQNGPISQVFLKPDGAQVNPEAAQAILNAELVVIGPGSLYTSILPNLLVEGMVEAIKASPALKVYICNLAAQQGETDGYTVDDYLRVIRDHVGTNLFDFVLVNSNHSHTPTGGQSQVIFKPGDGTRHPEVRFIASDVVNVRVPSHHDPDKLARTIMRKVWQA from the coding sequence ATGGCCAGAAGGCTCCAGTCCACGACGCGTTGGCTCCGGTGGCTGACGCCAGGTCTCCAGATCAAGCGTTGGCTGCTTCTTCTCATGCTCGCCGAGCTCGTTCTCGTGCTCGGTGTCGCCTATGCCTTGAAGGAGATCTACCAGGCCGCCACGCTGCCCCGCGAGTTCTACTACATCACCCTCCAGTTCCTTCCCTACTGGGCACGCGCGGTGATCTTCGGTTTCGCCGGAGTCGGCCTCCTCGTGTTCAGCTACCTGAAGCTGACTCAATCCGTCCTCGGCCCGTTTCTCCCAGGCAACAGCACCAGCAGCATCGTCGAGGTCATCCACGCGTTTCGATTGAGAGGGCGTGGGCCTCGAATCGTCGCCATCGGCGGAGGCACCGGGCTCAGCTCTCTGCTCCGCGGCCTGAAGACCTACACGTCCAACCTTTCGGCGATCGTCACTGTGGCGGACGACGGCGGATCCTCAGGCAAGCTCCGAGACGAGTACCGCATCCTCCCCCCCGGCGATTTCCGCCAATGCCTGATCGCGCTGGCCGACGCCGAACCCCTGATGAAGCAGCTCTTCGATCACCGCTTCAAGGAGGGATCGCTGGAGGGCCACTCGTTTGGGAACCTGTTCATCATGGCGATGGCGGACGTCACCGGGAATTTCGAGCACGCGCTGCGCGAGTCGGGCAAGGTGCTCGCGGTCAAGGGCACGATCGTCCCCTCGACGCTGCAGGACGTGACGCTGGTCGCCTCCATCAACGGAGGCACGGTCGAAGGCGAGTCGAAGATCCCCAAGCAGAACGGCCCGATCAGCCAGGTGTTTCTCAAGCCGGACGGCGCACAGGTCAACCCGGAGGCGGCTCAGGCCATCCTCAACGCCGAGCTGGTCGTGATCGGCCCCGGTTCGCTGTACACCTCGATCCTGCCCAACCTACTGGTCGAAGGCATGGTCGAAGCCATCAAGGCCTCCCCCGCGCTCAAGGTCTACATCTGCAACCTGGCGGCCCAGCAGGGCGAGACGGACGGTTACACCGTCGACGACTACCTGCGGGTCATCCGGGACCACGTCGGTACCAACCTGTTCGACTTCGTCCTGGTCAACTCCAACCACTCGCACACCCCGACCGGCGGTCAGTCGCAAGTGATCTTCAAGCCCGGCGATGGCACCCGGCACCCCGAGGTCCGCTTCATCGCCTCGGATGTGGTCAACGTG